A portion of the Papilio machaon chromosome Z, ilPapMach1.1, whole genome shotgun sequence genome contains these proteins:
- the LOC106720061 gene encoding USP6 N-terminal-like protein isoform X3, protein MNEEALLSRASEERELIFERYERGRENLVGQIDPWEDPEFEEYHKTDRYGFIHDERLPQKTAPQKVNAEVEREKKWIKMLSQWDSPSTKEKLHRRIYKGIPLSLRMNVWSKLLDINRIKSENIGKYQKMLKLAKAWSTDVRQIDSDVNRQFREHQFYRERYSEKQCSLFNVLCAYSMFNSEVGYCQGMSGLAGVLLMYMDEEDAFWALAVLLTDKRYAMHGLYIEGFPKLTRFLEHHDKILTKFMPKLKQHFDKFGLDAILYSLKWFFVCFVERVPFSLCLRVWDIYLLDGERVITAMAYTILKLHKKTIMKLNDMDLIVNYIQVKLHKDFGYEDDVVIYHLERSMEELKRAKLDYPGQPPPSELPKRSLGMFVEPDKRSKIGQRAENFSEREKQARAAVISRREKAELDLQVLRASQSDTVSVVTSAEHSEVASGARCDSVSGLGSRRSLADTSVTSTADLSVFSSGRSHAPDNSLDTHSIVSDDGTGSGLRHWRRFEPDTYASQAQPLLYRSGICGMSIQRAPSTAHSTPRGTPHPPSVSPMSDDVVRIHVTYNPLSASPSHLQPISPSKMKNYNEIHHKPVSLGFYTSNGNNRSTDNRIRIQVPSEELLTPVVDSGRIINQRYIESHTELYDLK, encoded by the exons ATGAATGAGGAAGCACTTTTGTCACGAGCTTCCGAGGAGCGGGAGCTCATCTTCGAGCGATATGAACGGGGACGAGAAAATCTCGTCGGCCAAATAGACCCCTGGGAGGATCCTGAATTCGAAGAATACCATAAAACTGATAG atatgGCTTTATTCATGATGAACGTTTACCCCAAAAAACGGCACCACAAAAAGTTAATGCCGAAGTGGAGAGAGAGAAGAAGTGGATCAAGATGCTCTCTCAATGGGACTCTCCGTCGACAAAGGAAAAATTACACAGAAGGATATATAAAGGCATTCCATTATCTTTACGAATGAATGTATGGAGTAAATTATTGGATATCAATAGAATAAAATCGGAGAATATtggaaaatatcaaaaaatgcttaaattaGCCAAGGCCTGGTCAACAGATGTTAGACAGATTGATTCTGATGTAAATAGACAATTTCGAGAACATCAATTTTACAGAGAAAGATATTCAGAAAAGCAATGCTCTTTATTTAATGTGCTATGTGCATACAGCATGTTTAATTCCGAAGTTGGTTACTGCCAAGGTATGTCAGGGTTGGCTGGagtattattaatgtatatgGATGAAGAAGATGCATTTTGGGCACTTGCAGTTCTCTTAACTGACAAGAGGTATGCCATGCACGGCCTTTACATCGAAGGTTTTCCTAAGTTAACCAGATTTTTGGAACACCATGACAAAATTCTCACAAAATTTATGCCTAAACTGAAACAACATTTTGATAAGTTTGGCTTGGATGCAATACTTTACTCTCTCAAATGGTTCTTTGTATGTTTCGTAGAGCGAGTACCATTTAGCTTATGTTTGAGAGTTTGGGATATTTATCTCCTTGATGGTGAAAGAGTGATAACTGCAATGGCTTATACAATATTGAAACTGCATAAAAAGACAATAATGAAGTTAAATGATATggatttaattgttaattatattcaa GTGAAGTTGCACAAAGATTTTGGCTATGAAGATGATGTTGTGATATACCACTTGGAGCGATCTATGGAAGAATTAAAGCGGGCTAAGCTAGATTATCCAGGACAGCCGCCTCCTAGTGAATTACCAAAGCGATCACTTGGTATGTTTGTGGAGCCTGACAAGAGATCAAAAATTGGACAGCGTGCTGAAAATTTTTCAGAGAGAGAGAAACAGGCACGAGCGGCAGTTATATCAAG ACGTGAAAAGGCGGAATTGGATTTACAAGTATTACGAGCATCCCAGAGTGACACAGTGTCAG TTGTGACCTCGGCAGAGCACAGTGAGGTGGCTAGCGGGGCGCGGTGCGACTCTGTCTCTGGCCTGGGCTCTCGGCGGTCGTTGGCCGACACAAGTGTGACAAGCACCGCCGACCTCAGTGTCTTCTCCAGCGGACGGTCCCACGCGCCCGACAACTCTCTCGACACCCACAGCATCGTCAGCGACGACGGCACAGG GAGTGGTTTGCGACACTGGCGACGCTTTGAACCAGACACATATGCGTCACAGGCGCAACCTCTGTTATATAG GTCTGGGATATGCGGCATGAGCATCCAAAGAGCGCCTTCAACCGCACACTCTACACCACGAGGTACTCCTCACCCGCCATCAGTGTCACCGATGTCCGACGATGTTGTTCGTATTCACGTCACATATAACCCTTTGTCTGCTAGCCCTTCGCATCTCCAACCCATCAGTCCTTCGAAAATGAAGAACTACAATGAAATACACCACAAACCAGTCTCCCTAGGCTTCTATACAAGCAATGGCAACAATAGATCAACGGACAATAGAATCCGAATACAAGTACCTTCAGAGGAACTACTCACACCTGTAGTGGATTCAGGAAGAATTATAAATCAACGTTACATTGAATCTCATACGGAATTGTACGATCTTAAATAA
- the LOC106720061 gene encoding USP6 N-terminal-like protein isoform X2: MNEEALLSRASEERELIFERYERGRENLVGQIDPWEDPEFEEYHKTDRYGFIHDERLPQKTAPQKVNAEVEREKKWIKMLSQWDSPSTKEKLHRRIYKGIPLSLRMNVWSKLLDINRIKSENIGKYQKMLKLAKAWSTDVRQIDSDVNRQFREHQFYRERYSEKQCSLFNVLCAYSMFNSEVGYCQGMSGLAGVLLMYMDEEDAFWALAVLLTDKRYAMHGLYIEGFPKLTRFLEHHDKILTKFMPKLKQHFDKFGLDAILYSLKWFFVCFVERVPFSLCLRVWDIYLLDGERVITAMAYTILKLHKKTIMKLNDMDLIVNYIQLHKDFGYEDDVVIYHLERSMEELKRAKLDYPGQPPPSELPKRSLGMFVEPDKRSKIGQRAENFSEREKQARAAVISRREKAELDLQVLRASQSDTVSVVTSAEHSEVASGARCDSVSGLGSRRSLADTSVTSTADLSVFSSGRSHAPDNSLDTHSIVSDDGTGSDGSGLRHWRRFEPDTYASQAQPLLYRSGICGMSIQRAPSTAHSTPRGTPHPPSVSPMSDDVVRIHVTYNPLSASPSHLQPISPSKMKNYNEIHHKPVSLGFYTSNGNNRSTDNRIRIQVPSEELLTPVVDSGRIINQRYIESHTELYDLK; encoded by the exons ATGAATGAGGAAGCACTTTTGTCACGAGCTTCCGAGGAGCGGGAGCTCATCTTCGAGCGATATGAACGGGGACGAGAAAATCTCGTCGGCCAAATAGACCCCTGGGAGGATCCTGAATTCGAAGAATACCATAAAACTGATAG atatgGCTTTATTCATGATGAACGTTTACCCCAAAAAACGGCACCACAAAAAGTTAATGCCGAAGTGGAGAGAGAGAAGAAGTGGATCAAGATGCTCTCTCAATGGGACTCTCCGTCGACAAAGGAAAAATTACACAGAAGGATATATAAAGGCATTCCATTATCTTTACGAATGAATGTATGGAGTAAATTATTGGATATCAATAGAATAAAATCGGAGAATATtggaaaatatcaaaaaatgcttaaattaGCCAAGGCCTGGTCAACAGATGTTAGACAGATTGATTCTGATGTAAATAGACAATTTCGAGAACATCAATTTTACAGAGAAAGATATTCAGAAAAGCAATGCTCTTTATTTAATGTGCTATGTGCATACAGCATGTTTAATTCCGAAGTTGGTTACTGCCAAGGTATGTCAGGGTTGGCTGGagtattattaatgtatatgGATGAAGAAGATGCATTTTGGGCACTTGCAGTTCTCTTAACTGACAAGAGGTATGCCATGCACGGCCTTTACATCGAAGGTTTTCCTAAGTTAACCAGATTTTTGGAACACCATGACAAAATTCTCACAAAATTTATGCCTAAACTGAAACAACATTTTGATAAGTTTGGCTTGGATGCAATACTTTACTCTCTCAAATGGTTCTTTGTATGTTTCGTAGAGCGAGTACCATTTAGCTTATGTTTGAGAGTTTGGGATATTTATCTCCTTGATGGTGAAAGAGTGATAACTGCAATGGCTTATACAATATTGAAACTGCATAAAAAGACAATAATGAAGTTAAATGATATggatttaattgttaattatattcaa TTGCACAAAGATTTTGGCTATGAAGATGATGTTGTGATATACCACTTGGAGCGATCTATGGAAGAATTAAAGCGGGCTAAGCTAGATTATCCAGGACAGCCGCCTCCTAGTGAATTACCAAAGCGATCACTTGGTATGTTTGTGGAGCCTGACAAGAGATCAAAAATTGGACAGCGTGCTGAAAATTTTTCAGAGAGAGAGAAACAGGCACGAGCGGCAGTTATATCAAG ACGTGAAAAGGCGGAATTGGATTTACAAGTATTACGAGCATCCCAGAGTGACACAGTGTCAG TTGTGACCTCGGCAGAGCACAGTGAGGTGGCTAGCGGGGCGCGGTGCGACTCTGTCTCTGGCCTGGGCTCTCGGCGGTCGTTGGCCGACACAAGTGTGACAAGCACCGCCGACCTCAGTGTCTTCTCCAGCGGACGGTCCCACGCGCCCGACAACTCTCTCGACACCCACAGCATCGTCAGCGACGACGGCACAGGGTCAGATGG GAGTGGTTTGCGACACTGGCGACGCTTTGAACCAGACACATATGCGTCACAGGCGCAACCTCTGTTATATAG GTCTGGGATATGCGGCATGAGCATCCAAAGAGCGCCTTCAACCGCACACTCTACACCACGAGGTACTCCTCACCCGCCATCAGTGTCACCGATGTCCGACGATGTTGTTCGTATTCACGTCACATATAACCCTTTGTCTGCTAGCCCTTCGCATCTCCAACCCATCAGTCCTTCGAAAATGAAGAACTACAATGAAATACACCACAAACCAGTCTCCCTAGGCTTCTATACAAGCAATGGCAACAATAGATCAACGGACAATAGAATCCGAATACAAGTACCTTCAGAGGAACTACTCACACCTGTAGTGGATTCAGGAAGAATTATAAATCAACGTTACATTGAATCTCATACGGAATTGTACGATCTTAAATAA
- the LOC106720061 gene encoding USP6 N-terminal-like protein isoform X1 — MNEEALLSRASEERELIFERYERGRENLVGQIDPWEDPEFEEYHKTDRYGFIHDERLPQKTAPQKVNAEVEREKKWIKMLSQWDSPSTKEKLHRRIYKGIPLSLRMNVWSKLLDINRIKSENIGKYQKMLKLAKAWSTDVRQIDSDVNRQFREHQFYRERYSEKQCSLFNVLCAYSMFNSEVGYCQGMSGLAGVLLMYMDEEDAFWALAVLLTDKRYAMHGLYIEGFPKLTRFLEHHDKILTKFMPKLKQHFDKFGLDAILYSLKWFFVCFVERVPFSLCLRVWDIYLLDGERVITAMAYTILKLHKKTIMKLNDMDLIVNYIQVKLHKDFGYEDDVVIYHLERSMEELKRAKLDYPGQPPPSELPKRSLGMFVEPDKRSKIGQRAENFSEREKQARAAVISRREKAELDLQVLRASQSDTVSVVTSAEHSEVASGARCDSVSGLGSRRSLADTSVTSTADLSVFSSGRSHAPDNSLDTHSIVSDDGTGSDGSGLRHWRRFEPDTYASQAQPLLYRSGICGMSIQRAPSTAHSTPRGTPHPPSVSPMSDDVVRIHVTYNPLSASPSHLQPISPSKMKNYNEIHHKPVSLGFYTSNGNNRSTDNRIRIQVPSEELLTPVVDSGRIINQRYIESHTELYDLK, encoded by the exons ATGAATGAGGAAGCACTTTTGTCACGAGCTTCCGAGGAGCGGGAGCTCATCTTCGAGCGATATGAACGGGGACGAGAAAATCTCGTCGGCCAAATAGACCCCTGGGAGGATCCTGAATTCGAAGAATACCATAAAACTGATAG atatgGCTTTATTCATGATGAACGTTTACCCCAAAAAACGGCACCACAAAAAGTTAATGCCGAAGTGGAGAGAGAGAAGAAGTGGATCAAGATGCTCTCTCAATGGGACTCTCCGTCGACAAAGGAAAAATTACACAGAAGGATATATAAAGGCATTCCATTATCTTTACGAATGAATGTATGGAGTAAATTATTGGATATCAATAGAATAAAATCGGAGAATATtggaaaatatcaaaaaatgcttaaattaGCCAAGGCCTGGTCAACAGATGTTAGACAGATTGATTCTGATGTAAATAGACAATTTCGAGAACATCAATTTTACAGAGAAAGATATTCAGAAAAGCAATGCTCTTTATTTAATGTGCTATGTGCATACAGCATGTTTAATTCCGAAGTTGGTTACTGCCAAGGTATGTCAGGGTTGGCTGGagtattattaatgtatatgGATGAAGAAGATGCATTTTGGGCACTTGCAGTTCTCTTAACTGACAAGAGGTATGCCATGCACGGCCTTTACATCGAAGGTTTTCCTAAGTTAACCAGATTTTTGGAACACCATGACAAAATTCTCACAAAATTTATGCCTAAACTGAAACAACATTTTGATAAGTTTGGCTTGGATGCAATACTTTACTCTCTCAAATGGTTCTTTGTATGTTTCGTAGAGCGAGTACCATTTAGCTTATGTTTGAGAGTTTGGGATATTTATCTCCTTGATGGTGAAAGAGTGATAACTGCAATGGCTTATACAATATTGAAACTGCATAAAAAGACAATAATGAAGTTAAATGATATggatttaattgttaattatattcaa GTGAAGTTGCACAAAGATTTTGGCTATGAAGATGATGTTGTGATATACCACTTGGAGCGATCTATGGAAGAATTAAAGCGGGCTAAGCTAGATTATCCAGGACAGCCGCCTCCTAGTGAATTACCAAAGCGATCACTTGGTATGTTTGTGGAGCCTGACAAGAGATCAAAAATTGGACAGCGTGCTGAAAATTTTTCAGAGAGAGAGAAACAGGCACGAGCGGCAGTTATATCAAG ACGTGAAAAGGCGGAATTGGATTTACAAGTATTACGAGCATCCCAGAGTGACACAGTGTCAG TTGTGACCTCGGCAGAGCACAGTGAGGTGGCTAGCGGGGCGCGGTGCGACTCTGTCTCTGGCCTGGGCTCTCGGCGGTCGTTGGCCGACACAAGTGTGACAAGCACCGCCGACCTCAGTGTCTTCTCCAGCGGACGGTCCCACGCGCCCGACAACTCTCTCGACACCCACAGCATCGTCAGCGACGACGGCACAGGGTCAGATGG GAGTGGTTTGCGACACTGGCGACGCTTTGAACCAGACACATATGCGTCACAGGCGCAACCTCTGTTATATAG GTCTGGGATATGCGGCATGAGCATCCAAAGAGCGCCTTCAACCGCACACTCTACACCACGAGGTACTCCTCACCCGCCATCAGTGTCACCGATGTCCGACGATGTTGTTCGTATTCACGTCACATATAACCCTTTGTCTGCTAGCCCTTCGCATCTCCAACCCATCAGTCCTTCGAAAATGAAGAACTACAATGAAATACACCACAAACCAGTCTCCCTAGGCTTCTATACAAGCAATGGCAACAATAGATCAACGGACAATAGAATCCGAATACAAGTACCTTCAGAGGAACTACTCACACCTGTAGTGGATTCAGGAAGAATTATAAATCAACGTTACATTGAATCTCATACGGAATTGTACGATCTTAAATAA
- the LOC106720061 gene encoding USP6 N-terminal-like protein isoform X5, producing the protein MNEEALLSRASEERELIFERYERGRENLVGQIDPWEDPEFEEYHKTDRYGFIHDERLPQKTAPQKVNAEVEREKKWIKMLSQWDSPSTKEKLHRRIYKGIPLSLRMNVWSKLLDINRIKSENIGKYQKMLKLAKAWSTDVRQIDSDVNRQFREHQFYRERYSEKQCSLFNVLCAYSMFNSEVGYCQGMSGLAGVLLMYMDEEDAFWALAVLLTDKRYAMHGLYIEGFPKLTRFLEHHDKILTKFMPKLKQHFDKFGLDAILYSLKWFFVCFVERVPFSLCLRVWDIYLLDGERVITAMAYTILKLHKKTIMKLNDMDLIVNYIQVKLHKDFGYEDDVVIYHLERSMEELKRAKLDYPGQPPPSELPKRSLGMFVEPDKRSKIGQRAENFSEREKQARAAVISRREKAELDLQVLRASQSDTVSVVTSAEHSEVASGARCDSVSGLGSRRSLADTSVTSTADLSVFSSGRSHAPDNSLDTHSIVSDDGTGSGICGMSIQRAPSTAHSTPRGTPHPPSVSPMSDDVVRIHVTYNPLSASPSHLQPISPSKMKNYNEIHHKPVSLGFYTSNGNNRSTDNRIRIQVPSEELLTPVVDSGRIINQRYIESHTELYDLK; encoded by the exons ATGAATGAGGAAGCACTTTTGTCACGAGCTTCCGAGGAGCGGGAGCTCATCTTCGAGCGATATGAACGGGGACGAGAAAATCTCGTCGGCCAAATAGACCCCTGGGAGGATCCTGAATTCGAAGAATACCATAAAACTGATAG atatgGCTTTATTCATGATGAACGTTTACCCCAAAAAACGGCACCACAAAAAGTTAATGCCGAAGTGGAGAGAGAGAAGAAGTGGATCAAGATGCTCTCTCAATGGGACTCTCCGTCGACAAAGGAAAAATTACACAGAAGGATATATAAAGGCATTCCATTATCTTTACGAATGAATGTATGGAGTAAATTATTGGATATCAATAGAATAAAATCGGAGAATATtggaaaatatcaaaaaatgcttaaattaGCCAAGGCCTGGTCAACAGATGTTAGACAGATTGATTCTGATGTAAATAGACAATTTCGAGAACATCAATTTTACAGAGAAAGATATTCAGAAAAGCAATGCTCTTTATTTAATGTGCTATGTGCATACAGCATGTTTAATTCCGAAGTTGGTTACTGCCAAGGTATGTCAGGGTTGGCTGGagtattattaatgtatatgGATGAAGAAGATGCATTTTGGGCACTTGCAGTTCTCTTAACTGACAAGAGGTATGCCATGCACGGCCTTTACATCGAAGGTTTTCCTAAGTTAACCAGATTTTTGGAACACCATGACAAAATTCTCACAAAATTTATGCCTAAACTGAAACAACATTTTGATAAGTTTGGCTTGGATGCAATACTTTACTCTCTCAAATGGTTCTTTGTATGTTTCGTAGAGCGAGTACCATTTAGCTTATGTTTGAGAGTTTGGGATATTTATCTCCTTGATGGTGAAAGAGTGATAACTGCAATGGCTTATACAATATTGAAACTGCATAAAAAGACAATAATGAAGTTAAATGATATggatttaattgttaattatattcaa GTGAAGTTGCACAAAGATTTTGGCTATGAAGATGATGTTGTGATATACCACTTGGAGCGATCTATGGAAGAATTAAAGCGGGCTAAGCTAGATTATCCAGGACAGCCGCCTCCTAGTGAATTACCAAAGCGATCACTTGGTATGTTTGTGGAGCCTGACAAGAGATCAAAAATTGGACAGCGTGCTGAAAATTTTTCAGAGAGAGAGAAACAGGCACGAGCGGCAGTTATATCAAG ACGTGAAAAGGCGGAATTGGATTTACAAGTATTACGAGCATCCCAGAGTGACACAGTGTCAG TTGTGACCTCGGCAGAGCACAGTGAGGTGGCTAGCGGGGCGCGGTGCGACTCTGTCTCTGGCCTGGGCTCTCGGCGGTCGTTGGCCGACACAAGTGTGACAAGCACCGCCGACCTCAGTGTCTTCTCCAGCGGACGGTCCCACGCGCCCGACAACTCTCTCGACACCCACAGCATCGTCAGCGACGACGGCACAGG GTCTGGGATATGCGGCATGAGCATCCAAAGAGCGCCTTCAACCGCACACTCTACACCACGAGGTACTCCTCACCCGCCATCAGTGTCACCGATGTCCGACGATGTTGTTCGTATTCACGTCACATATAACCCTTTGTCTGCTAGCCCTTCGCATCTCCAACCCATCAGTCCTTCGAAAATGAAGAACTACAATGAAATACACCACAAACCAGTCTCCCTAGGCTTCTATACAAGCAATGGCAACAATAGATCAACGGACAATAGAATCCGAATACAAGTACCTTCAGAGGAACTACTCACACCTGTAGTGGATTCAGGAAGAATTATAAATCAACGTTACATTGAATCTCATACGGAATTGTACGATCTTAAATAA
- the LOC106720061 gene encoding USP6 N-terminal-like protein isoform X4, producing the protein MNEEALLSRASEERELIFERYERGRENLVGQIDPWEDPEFEEYHKTDRYGFIHDERLPQKTAPQKVNAEVEREKKWIKMLSQWDSPSTKEKLHRRIYKGIPLSLRMNVWSKLLDINRIKSENIGKYQKMLKLAKAWSTDVRQIDSDVNRQFREHQFYRERYSEKQCSLFNVLCAYSMFNSEVGYCQGMSGLAGVLLMYMDEEDAFWALAVLLTDKRYAMHGLYIEGFPKLTRFLEHHDKILTKFMPKLKQHFDKFGLDAILYSLKWFFVCFVERVPFSLCLRVWDIYLLDGERVITAMAYTILKLHKKTIMKLNDMDLIVNYIQVKLHKDFGYEDDVVIYHLERSMEELKRAKLDYPGQPPPSELPKRSLGMFVEPDKRSKIGQRAENFSEREKQARAAVISRREKAELDLQVLRASQSDTVSEHSEVASGARCDSVSGLGSRRSLADTSVTSTADLSVFSSGRSHAPDNSLDTHSIVSDDGTGSDGSGLRHWRRFEPDTYASQAQPLLYRSGICGMSIQRAPSTAHSTPRGTPHPPSVSPMSDDVVRIHVTYNPLSASPSHLQPISPSKMKNYNEIHHKPVSLGFYTSNGNNRSTDNRIRIQVPSEELLTPVVDSGRIINQRYIESHTELYDLK; encoded by the exons ATGAATGAGGAAGCACTTTTGTCACGAGCTTCCGAGGAGCGGGAGCTCATCTTCGAGCGATATGAACGGGGACGAGAAAATCTCGTCGGCCAAATAGACCCCTGGGAGGATCCTGAATTCGAAGAATACCATAAAACTGATAG atatgGCTTTATTCATGATGAACGTTTACCCCAAAAAACGGCACCACAAAAAGTTAATGCCGAAGTGGAGAGAGAGAAGAAGTGGATCAAGATGCTCTCTCAATGGGACTCTCCGTCGACAAAGGAAAAATTACACAGAAGGATATATAAAGGCATTCCATTATCTTTACGAATGAATGTATGGAGTAAATTATTGGATATCAATAGAATAAAATCGGAGAATATtggaaaatatcaaaaaatgcttaaattaGCCAAGGCCTGGTCAACAGATGTTAGACAGATTGATTCTGATGTAAATAGACAATTTCGAGAACATCAATTTTACAGAGAAAGATATTCAGAAAAGCAATGCTCTTTATTTAATGTGCTATGTGCATACAGCATGTTTAATTCCGAAGTTGGTTACTGCCAAGGTATGTCAGGGTTGGCTGGagtattattaatgtatatgGATGAAGAAGATGCATTTTGGGCACTTGCAGTTCTCTTAACTGACAAGAGGTATGCCATGCACGGCCTTTACATCGAAGGTTTTCCTAAGTTAACCAGATTTTTGGAACACCATGACAAAATTCTCACAAAATTTATGCCTAAACTGAAACAACATTTTGATAAGTTTGGCTTGGATGCAATACTTTACTCTCTCAAATGGTTCTTTGTATGTTTCGTAGAGCGAGTACCATTTAGCTTATGTTTGAGAGTTTGGGATATTTATCTCCTTGATGGTGAAAGAGTGATAACTGCAATGGCTTATACAATATTGAAACTGCATAAAAAGACAATAATGAAGTTAAATGATATggatttaattgttaattatattcaa GTGAAGTTGCACAAAGATTTTGGCTATGAAGATGATGTTGTGATATACCACTTGGAGCGATCTATGGAAGAATTAAAGCGGGCTAAGCTAGATTATCCAGGACAGCCGCCTCCTAGTGAATTACCAAAGCGATCACTTGGTATGTTTGTGGAGCCTGACAAGAGATCAAAAATTGGACAGCGTGCTGAAAATTTTTCAGAGAGAGAGAAACAGGCACGAGCGGCAGTTATATCAAG ACGTGAAAAGGCGGAATTGGATTTACAAGTATTACGAGCATCCCAGAGTGACACAGTGTCAG AGCACAGTGAGGTGGCTAGCGGGGCGCGGTGCGACTCTGTCTCTGGCCTGGGCTCTCGGCGGTCGTTGGCCGACACAAGTGTGACAAGCACCGCCGACCTCAGTGTCTTCTCCAGCGGACGGTCCCACGCGCCCGACAACTCTCTCGACACCCACAGCATCGTCAGCGACGACGGCACAGGGTCAGATGG GAGTGGTTTGCGACACTGGCGACGCTTTGAACCAGACACATATGCGTCACAGGCGCAACCTCTGTTATATAG GTCTGGGATATGCGGCATGAGCATCCAAAGAGCGCCTTCAACCGCACACTCTACACCACGAGGTACTCCTCACCCGCCATCAGTGTCACCGATGTCCGACGATGTTGTTCGTATTCACGTCACATATAACCCTTTGTCTGCTAGCCCTTCGCATCTCCAACCCATCAGTCCTTCGAAAATGAAGAACTACAATGAAATACACCACAAACCAGTCTCCCTAGGCTTCTATACAAGCAATGGCAACAATAGATCAACGGACAATAGAATCCGAATACAAGTACCTTCAGAGGAACTACTCACACCTGTAGTGGATTCAGGAAGAATTATAAATCAACGTTACATTGAATCTCATACGGAATTGTACGATCTTAAATAA